From a single Adhaeribacter swui genomic region:
- a CDS encoding amidohydrolase, which produces MPDLRITLIQTPLQWHDRAFNLEMLAHKIEEITEPTDLIILPEMFTTGFSMQAPELAESMQGPSLHWLQNMAKATGAVITGSLIVMDKDNYYNRLIWMQPDGRYTYYDKKHLFRIAGETEVYAPGTDKLIVELNGLKICPLICYDLRFPVWSRNVQNQYDVLLYVANWPAKRNIAWKTLLAARAIENVAYVVGVNRIGEDDNGHQYSGDSMVINYKGDILFNAADEAITQTITLSQQELMDFRQSFPTHLDADAFRLE; this is translated from the coding sequence ATGCCTGATTTACGGATTACCCTTATTCAAACGCCTTTGCAGTGGCACGACCGGGCTTTTAACCTGGAAATGCTAGCCCACAAAATCGAGGAAATAACGGAACCTACCGATTTAATTATATTGCCCGAAATGTTTACCACCGGTTTTTCGATGCAAGCGCCGGAACTTGCCGAGTCCATGCAAGGCCCTAGCCTACATTGGCTGCAAAACATGGCGAAAGCCACCGGAGCCGTTATTACGGGTAGTTTAATTGTAATGGATAAGGACAATTACTATAATCGGCTTATCTGGATGCAGCCGGATGGAAGATACACCTATTACGACAAAAAGCATTTGTTCCGGATAGCCGGGGAAACGGAAGTGTATGCACCGGGTACCGACAAGTTAATTGTTGAATTAAACGGTTTAAAAATTTGTCCGTTGATTTGCTACGATTTACGGTTTCCGGTGTGGAGCCGCAACGTGCAAAACCAGTACGATGTGTTGCTCTACGTAGCCAATTGGCCCGCCAAAAGAAACATTGCCTGGAAAACGCTCTTGGCTGCCCGCGCCATTGAAAATGTAGCTTATGTGGTGGGCGTTAACCGCATCGGCGAAGACGATAACGGCCACCAATATTCCGGCGATTCTATGGTTATCAATTACAAAGGCGATATTTTATTTAATGCCGCCGATGAAGCAATTACCCAAACCATAACTTTAAGCCAACAAGAACTAATGGATTTCCGGCAAAGCTTCCCGACTCACCTGGATGCGGATGCTTTTAGATTAGAGTAA